A region from the Pontixanthobacter aestiaquae genome encodes:
- a CDS encoding class I SAM-dependent methyltransferase, with product MGIAKWWDEHGVPRVIKVACGAPQIMKLRSQLVPLAQGDVFEIGCGGGINQQFYNAGAISRYAGIDPGAKLLEYTKAEAQKKGWKADIRDGVGEAIPFDDASFDTVVCTYTMCSVQDQAQVVREMRRILKPGGRLLYLEHGRAPDASVAKWQDRIEPIWKPIAGGCHLTRPITTAVRDGGFEVEQLGERYAPKTPRPVGWMEWGVGVKVGA from the coding sequence ATGGGCATTGCGAAATGGTGGGATGAGCATGGTGTTCCGCGCGTTATCAAAGTGGCGTGCGGTGCACCGCAGATCATGAAGTTACGTTCGCAGCTAGTGCCGCTGGCGCAGGGTGATGTGTTCGAGATCGGTTGTGGCGGCGGGATTAACCAGCAATTTTACAATGCCGGTGCGATCAGCCGCTATGCCGGAATAGATCCCGGTGCGAAGCTGCTGGAATACACCAAGGCGGAGGCCCAGAAGAAAGGCTGGAAAGCCGATATTCGCGACGGCGTTGGCGAAGCTATTCCGTTTGATGATGCCAGTTTTGATACTGTGGTGTGCACCTACACCATGTGCTCGGTGCAGGATCAGGCGCAAGTTGTGCGCGAGATGCGGCGTATTCTGAAGCCGGGTGGCAGGCTGCTATATCTGGAGCACGGGCGCGCGCCCGATGCTTCGGTCGCCAAATGGCAGGACCGTATCGAGCCGATTTGGAAACCGATTGCCGGTGGATGTCATTTGACGCGTCCGATCACCACAGCAGTGCGCGACGGCGGCTTTGAAGTCGAGCAACTGGGCGAGCGCTATGCGCCCAAGACGCCGCGGCCGGTTGGTTGGATGGAATGGGGTGTCGGTGTGAAGGTCGGGGCTTAG